Proteins from a genomic interval of Candidatus Neomarinimicrobiota bacterium:
- a CDS encoding TrkH family potassium uptake protein codes for MNKKAVLNTLCFLVVCLGISMLFSAAWAGYYGDGDLPAFLLSIAICLVVGGPGYYFTRGRYNLTSRDGFAIVTLGWTTMALFATLPFLLSGTITVFTDAFFETMSGLTTTGATILGDVGRHPHLPLGIESMPRGVLFWRAFIQWIGGMGIIMFSVAILPFMGMGGTALLRAEVPGPTVDRIQPRIQQTAKTLWLTYLIISAVEAILLRIGGMSWFTSLAHTCTTMATGGFSTYTDSFNSQSAYIQYVAIFFMLMAGINFTLHGKFILNRKFSYKGNRELMFLLGVIGLFTLLIFINISLNNYGWSEYSLRHSLFAATSITTTTGYCTVDYKTWSPFAQMLVFALFFVGGSAGSTGG; via the coding sequence GTGAATAAGAAAGCCGTTCTGAACACGCTCTGCTTTCTGGTTGTCTGCCTGGGAATTTCCATGCTGTTCAGTGCTGCCTGGGCGGGCTACTATGGTGATGGGGATCTGCCGGCATTTCTGCTTTCTATAGCTATCTGCCTGGTTGTAGGCGGTCCGGGTTATTATTTCACCCGGGGGCGCTACAACCTGACGAGCCGGGACGGTTTTGCCATCGTTACCCTGGGCTGGACCACCATGGCCCTGTTCGCTACGTTGCCTTTCCTTCTGTCCGGTACCATCACCGTATTCACCGACGCCTTTTTCGAGACCATGTCGGGATTGACGACCACGGGAGCGACCATCCTGGGAGATGTCGGTCGCCACCCGCACCTGCCCCTGGGCATTGAGAGCATGCCCCGCGGAGTGCTTTTTTGGCGGGCCTTCATCCAATGGATCGGCGGCATGGGGATTATCATGTTCTCGGTGGCGATTCTGCCCTTTATGGGTATGGGAGGGACCGCCCTGCTGCGGGCGGAGGTGCCGGGCCCGACGGTGGACCGCATCCAGCCGCGCATCCAGCAAACGGCCAAAACCCTCTGGCTGACTTACCTGATTATCAGCGCGGTTGAGGCAATCCTGCTCCGCATCGGTGGTATGTCGTGGTTCACCAGCCTGGCCCATACCTGCACGACCATGGCTACCGGTGGTTTTTCCACTTATACCGACAGCTTTAATAGTCAGAGTGCCTACATTCAATACGTGGCCATCTTTTTTATGCTGATGGCGGGGATCAACTTCACCCTTCACGGCAAGTTTATACTGAACCGGAAGTTCTCTTACAAAGGTAATCGGGAACTCATGTTTCTTCTGGGCGTCATCGGGCTGTTCACACTGCTTATTTTTATTAATATTTCCCTTAATAACTACGGCTGGAGTGAATACAGCCTGCGTCACTCTCTTTTTGCTGCTACCTCCATCACCACGACCACGGGCTATTGTACGGTGGACTACAAAACCTGGTCGCCCTTCGCCCAGATGCTGGTATTCGCGCTCTTTTTCGTTGGTGGATCAGCCGGCTCTACCGGCGG
- the trkA gene encoding Trk system potassium transporter TrkA yields MSLKIVIIGSGEVGFNLAKELSQEDYDITVVDINPEKVKRASETLDVSTLEGNGASPFILRQAQVESADIFLALTRTDEVNLVSSRMARELGAKTVIARLRNTDYTSSKAVIHPSQFGIDEVIHPELVVVEEVERLLRQSSAIDVKEFEDGRLQLIGVRLEASSPLLRRTVEDVSAANQDLPHKVIALNHEGASFIPQGDTVYQAGDIVYVIGESRHIPTIVSMLGKPHQAVNKVMILGGGKIGRRLASRLQDDLDIKLVESNKTKAWEIAPTLVNTLVLHGDGTDIDFLISENINEMDSFIAVTQNEQTNLITGLLAKQLGAKHVIVHIATTSYLPIARRIGIDAAISKNMVTVEAIMRVIKSSRERAVSPFEDVEMEALEIEAEAGSKVTKKPVSAISFPPGVILGAIVRDSHIEIPRGDSRISAGDRVLLFMQNIEVGKVQKYFTGSRRE; encoded by the coding sequence ATGTCACTCAAGATCGTTATCATCGGCTCGGGTGAGGTCGGGTTCAACCTGGCCAAGGAATTGAGCCAGGAAGACTATGACATCACCGTTGTGGATATCAATCCGGAGAAGGTCAAGCGGGCCAGTGAAACGCTGGACGTGAGCACGCTGGAGGGGAATGGTGCATCTCCCTTTATTTTACGCCAGGCTCAGGTGGAGAGCGCCGACATTTTCCTGGCCCTTACTCGCACCGACGAAGTCAATCTGGTTTCCAGCCGGATGGCGCGGGAATTGGGGGCGAAGACGGTGATCGCCCGCTTGAGGAATACTGACTATACCTCGAGTAAGGCCGTTATTCATCCGTCCCAATTCGGGATTGATGAAGTTATCCACCCCGAGCTGGTGGTGGTTGAGGAAGTTGAGCGTCTGCTGCGACAGAGTTCGGCCATCGACGTGAAGGAGTTCGAGGATGGTCGCCTGCAGCTGATAGGGGTTCGCCTGGAAGCATCATCGCCTCTGCTTAGACGTACCGTCGAGGATGTATCCGCTGCCAACCAGGACCTGCCCCACAAGGTGATTGCTCTCAATCACGAGGGGGCGAGCTTCATTCCGCAGGGGGATACTGTTTACCAGGCCGGGGATATCGTCTACGTGATAGGTGAATCCCGTCACATTCCGACAATTGTCAGCATGCTGGGTAAGCCCCACCAGGCGGTTAACAAGGTGATGATCCTGGGTGGCGGTAAGATTGGAAGGCGGCTGGCCAGCCGCCTTCAGGATGACCTGGACATCAAGTTGGTGGAATCCAATAAGACCAAGGCGTGGGAGATCGCCCCCACGCTGGTGAACACTCTGGTATTACACGGCGACGGCACGGATATCGATTTCCTGATCTCAGAGAATATCAACGAGATGGACAGCTTCATAGCCGTGACCCAGAACGAGCAGACCAATCTCATCACGGGTTTACTGGCCAAGCAGCTGGGAGCCAAGCATGTTATCGTTCACATTGCGACTACCAGTTATTTACCGATTGCGCGGCGTATCGGGATCGATGCGGCTATCAGCAAAAATATGGTCACCGTGGAGGCCATCATGCGGGTCATCAAATCCAGTCGTGAGCGGGCGGTCAGTCCCTTTGAAGACGTGGAGATGGAAGCGCTGGAGATCGAAGCGGAGGCGGGCAGCAAGGTCACGAAGAAACCGGTATCTGCTATCAGCTTCCCGCCGGGAGTAATCCTGGGGGCTATTGTACGCGATTCACACATCGAGATTCCTAGAGGGGACAGCCGAATTTCTGCTGGTGATCGGGTGTTGTTATTCATGCAGAACATAGAAGTGGGGAAGGTTCAGAAGTACTTCACCGGAAGCCGACGTGAATAA
- the ltaE gene encoding low-specificity L-threonine aldolase, translated as MIDLRSDTVTVPSLAMRQAMAQAKVGDDVFGEDPTVIELQEEVARLLGQEAGLFVPSGTMSNQIAIKAHTQPGDEVICEAGAHIMNYEAGGPAFHSQVQLNPIQGRLGVFTAEQVEELIRAPNVHMPPTRLVCIENTHNSAGGTIFPLEEIGRIAEVVRKHGLVMHLDGARLMNAVVATGIPAHEWAKAFDSVTLCLSKGLGAPVGSVVCGSRAFIERAHRYRKLFGGGMRQVGIIAAGGLYAIRNHVADLARDHQRARRLAEALSGIAGVTINPDEVHTNIVFFRVAEQKGSGAGVEARLQAEGILCLALARQKIRLVTHRDLTDEDIDNAIQAFQKVLG; from the coding sequence ATGATCGATCTGCGCAGTGATACCGTTACGGTGCCATCGCTGGCCATGCGCCAGGCCATGGCCCAGGCTAAGGTAGGGGATGATGTGTTTGGTGAAGATCCCACCGTTATCGAGTTGCAGGAGGAGGTAGCGCGACTGCTGGGCCAGGAGGCCGGTCTGTTTGTCCCTTCCGGGACTATGAGTAACCAGATCGCCATCAAGGCCCACACTCAGCCCGGGGATGAAGTAATTTGTGAGGCCGGCGCCCATATCATGAATTACGAGGCCGGGGGACCGGCCTTTCACAGCCAGGTGCAGTTGAATCCTATTCAAGGCCGATTGGGAGTCTTCACCGCTGAGCAGGTGGAGGAGTTGATCCGAGCCCCTAATGTCCACATGCCTCCCACCAGGTTGGTTTGCATTGAGAACACTCACAACAGCGCCGGTGGAACCATTTTCCCATTAGAGGAGATTGGCCGGATTGCGGAGGTAGTTCGGAAACACGGTCTGGTGATGCATCTGGATGGAGCCCGGTTGATGAACGCGGTTGTGGCGACGGGTATTCCGGCCCACGAGTGGGCCAAGGCCTTTGATTCGGTCACTCTGTGCCTTTCCAAGGGGCTGGGGGCGCCGGTCGGATCGGTGGTGTGCGGCAGTCGCGCTTTTATTGAGCGCGCTCACCGCTACCGCAAGCTTTTCGGTGGTGGTATGCGCCAGGTGGGGATCATTGCCGCCGGGGGGCTTTATGCTATCCGGAACCACGTGGCTGATCTGGCGCGGGACCATCAGCGGGCCAGGCGTCTGGCTGAGGCTCTCAGCGGCATAGCGGGGGTGACCATCAATCCTGATGAGGTACATACCAACATTGTGTTTTTCAGGGTCGCTGAGCAGAAGGGGAGCGGTGCAGGAGTCGAGGCCCGCTTACAGGCAGAAGGGATATTGTGTCTGGCGCTTGCCAGGCAGAAGATCAGACTGGTCACTCACCGTGACTTGACGGACGAGGATATAGACAACGCTATCCAAGCATTTCAGAAGGTACTGGGCTAA
- the murA gene encoding UDP-N-acetylglucosamine 1-carboxyvinyltransferase, which produces MDKFVVEGQQVLSGSVTISGAKNAVLPIMAASLLWPERYILHNVPYLRDTLTMARLMEIIGARVTFKHNRLELDTTTCNNPEAPYELVKTMRASFYVLGPLAARFDRCRVSLPGGCNWGPRPVDLHLKAMELLGADISLEGGYIITKGKLKGATINFDVSSVGATGNALMAAVLAEGESVLTNAAQEPEITALARFLQKMGAQIEGIGTSTLRISGQKALRGVEEEIVPDRIEAATFLIAGAMAGDKVKVEGACEEHLRSVLGKLELAGVQLKLLDGVIEVSRPASIRPVDIATAPYPGYPTDLQAQWIAFMTQAGGSSVVQDNIYRDRFAHVPELARLGARIKLEGNVATVRGPTELIGAPVMSTDIRASASLVLAALVARGTSEISRVYHIDRGYETFEKKFAGLGAHIERVRGEPQV; this is translated from the coding sequence GTGGATAAATTCGTAGTCGAAGGGCAGCAGGTCCTTTCGGGTTCAGTCACCATTTCCGGTGCAAAGAACGCCGTCCTGCCCATTATGGCCGCCAGCCTGCTCTGGCCGGAGCGTTATATCCTGCACAATGTTCCTTACCTGCGCGATACGCTGACCATGGCCCGCCTCATGGAGATCATCGGCGCTCGGGTCACTTTTAAGCACAACCGCTTGGAGCTGGATACCACCACCTGCAACAATCCGGAGGCGCCGTATGAGCTGGTGAAGACCATGCGGGCCTCCTTTTACGTTCTGGGGCCACTGGCGGCTCGGTTTGACCGGTGTCGGGTGTCACTGCCTGGGGGGTGCAATTGGGGTCCCCGGCCGGTGGACCTGCACCTGAAAGCCATGGAACTGCTGGGGGCGGATATTTCCCTGGAAGGTGGATACATTATTACCAAGGGAAAGTTAAAGGGTGCCACTATCAATTTTGACGTCAGCAGCGTTGGTGCTACCGGCAACGCCCTGATGGCTGCTGTTCTGGCCGAGGGCGAGAGCGTCCTGACGAATGCCGCTCAGGAGCCGGAGATAACGGCTCTGGCCAGGTTTCTCCAGAAGATGGGGGCCCAGATAGAGGGTATTGGAACCAGCACCCTGCGAATCAGCGGTCAGAAGGCACTGCGCGGGGTGGAAGAGGAAATTGTTCCCGACCGCATCGAGGCGGCTACCTTTCTTATCGCCGGTGCCATGGCGGGCGATAAAGTGAAGGTTGAAGGTGCTTGCGAGGAGCACCTGAGGTCAGTACTGGGCAAGCTGGAATTGGCTGGTGTCCAATTGAAGCTCCTGGATGGTGTCATCGAGGTGTCCCGTCCCGCCAGCATACGGCCGGTGGACATCGCTACCGCGCCTTATCCCGGTTATCCCACCGATCTTCAGGCCCAATGGATTGCCTTCATGACCCAGGCTGGGGGAAGCAGTGTGGTTCAGGACAACATATATCGGGACCGCTTTGCCCATGTCCCGGAGCTGGCCCGCCTGGGAGCGCGGATCAAGTTGGAAGGCAATGTTGCCACGGTGAGGGGGCCAACGGAGTTGATCGGTGCGCCGGTTATGTCCACCGACATTCGCGCCAGCGCCTCGCTGGTATTGGCGGCGCTGGTAGCGCGCGGCACTTCCGAGATTTCGCGGGTTTACCACATTGATCGCGGTTATGAGACTTTTGAAAAGAAGTTCGCCGGGCTGGGGGCGCACATTGAGCGGGTTCGCGGGGAACCACAGGTGTAG